One Synechococcus sp. Nb3U1 genomic window, GTAAATCTCCAGGGGTGTACCCACCTGCACAATGGATCCCTGATCCATAACGACAATACGATCTGCCATGGTCAGGGCCTCCAGTTGATCGTGGGTCACCATCACTGTGGTCACCCCCAAGCGCTTCTGCAACTGGGCGATCTCCCCTCGCAAATTGGCTCGTACCTGGGCATCCAAAGCTGAAAGCGGCTCATCCAGCAGCAGCAACCCCGGTGACAACGCCAAGGCCCGTGCCAAGGCAATCCGCTGCTGTTGCCCACCCGAGAGCTGGGCCGGATATTTGGGGCCGGATCCCGACAAACCCACCAAAGCCAACAACTCCTCAACCCGTTCTTCCCGTTTGGCTTTGGGGATCCCGGCATTCACCAGTCCATAAGCGATATTCTGGGCTGCCGTTAGGTTGGGGAAAAGGGCATAACTTTGAAAAACGATGCCGAAATCCCGCTTGGATGGGGGCAGTGCTGTAATTTCTTGTCCTGCCTGCCAGATACGTCCAGAATCCGGTTCTTCTAAGCCAGCGATGATACGTAAGAGGGTGGTCTTGCCGCAGCCACTCGGCCCCAACAGGCAGATGAACTCTCCCCGCTGAACTTCTAGATCAATGGCAGAAAGAGCGGTAAAACGACCAAAGGTTTTACGGATTTGCTGAAGTTGCAAATAGGGATCCGTAACGATAGGAGGAGATTGAGTATTAATTGTTTGTAAAGGGTTCATTGCCCGCAAGAGTGGGTTAAGTGAGCTATGCTTCTTCTCTTAGGATCGGCAGAAGATGAATACGAATGCGGTTGGGCTGAACAGTGACCATAGCGCCTTGCAACAATTCTTTCTGACATTGCCCGATTACGGATTGCAATAGAAGGCTAATCGGTAAAGCACGCAGTCCCTCAATGCGAATCACGGATGGAGACGAACTTCCAGATAAAGCCA contains:
- a CDS encoding putative 2-aminoethylphosphonate ABC transporter ATP-binding protein, with amino-acid sequence MQLQQIRKTFGRFTALSAIDLEVQRGEFICLLGPSGCGKTTLLRIIAGLEEPDSGRIWQAGQEITALPPSKRDFGIVFQSYALFPNLTAAQNIAYGLVNAGIPKAKREERVEELLALVGLSGSGPKYPAQLSGGQQQRIALARALALSPGLLLLDEPLSALDAQVRANLRGEIAQLQKRLGVTTVMVTHDQLEALTMADRIVVMDQGSIVQVGTPLEIYQNPLTPFVARFIGVMNFLPGVLEASGQARCRNYGLQVCNSRAVPVGSPVTLAIRPEDIRIDPSLSGNTLEAEVLRSEFLGAVYRLWLRVGEGLELILDLSVQEARQAQIQMDRPLSIQLPLEHIHLFEAQP
- a CDS encoding DUF5615 family PIN-like protein; the encoded protein is MELLLDQGLPRSAPTLLSQLGIVSIHIAEIGLSDAEDAVLLSKGYILVTLDADFHALLALSGSSSPSVIRIEGLRALPISLLLQSVIGQCQKELLQGAMVTVQPNRIRIHLLPILREEA